The genomic region GCAGTCATGGTCGGAGGAAGAATAGGAAAAGATGGGATACACGGAGCTACTTTTTCATCAGTCCATCTTGACAAGGAAGCTCCACCTACTGCAGTGCAGATAGGCGACCCCATAACTCAGAGAAAGATGTACGATTTTCTTATGGAAGCAAGGGATAAAGGACTATATACTGCAATAACAGACAACGGAGCCGGTGGTCTCTCGTCATCTATAGGCGAACTTGCGCAACTATCAGGAGGATGCGAAATTGAACTTGAGAAAGCACCCCTAAAATATCCTGGATTGAAGCCGTGGGAGATTCTCCTTTCAGAGTCCCAAGAGAGAATGACCGTTGCAGTCCCCCCAGAAAAAATTTCAGACTTCCTCTCTCTGTCAAAAAAGAGATCTGTTGAATCAACAGTTGTTGGAAAATTTACAAACACAGGATTCTTCCATGTGAAGTATGGAAGCAAAACCGTCGGCCTCTTATCCATGGACTTTTTGCATAAAGGCGTTCCACAAATGAAACTCAGAGCCGAGTGGAAAAAGAAAGAAAGCCCTCATCCTACACTCCCAGAACCCCAAAATCTTCTGGAGGAGCTTCTTGAGCTTCTTTCCTCATACAATATATGTTCCAAAGAATACGTGATTAGACAGTATGACCACGAAGTAGGGGGAGGCCTGTGTATAAAGCCTCTCACGGGTGCAGAAAACGACGGACCATCAGACGCCGGAGTTATAAAACCCCTCCTCAACGAGAAAGCCGGATTGGTTGTAGGAAATGGTATATGCCCGCGATACTCTGATATAGACCCCTACTGGATGGCAGCCTGTGCCTTTGACGAAGCAATTAGAAACGTGGTTGCAACAGGTGCAGATCCATCAAGAATTGCGATTTTAGATAATTTCTGCTGGCCTGATCCAGTGGAATCAGAAGAAAATCCAGACGGTAAAGAGAAGCTCGGGGCATTAGTTAGAGCTTGCAAAGCTCTATACGACTGTGTAATAGCTTATTCAGCACCCTGTATATCCGGAAAAGATAGTATGAAAAACGACTTTTTGGTTGGCAAAAAAAGAATATCTATCCCTCCAACACTCCTTTTTACAAGCATAGGTTTCATTCCAGATGTAGAAAAGGCCATTACAATAGATTTCAAGTCTTCTGGAAATCCAATTTATCTTTTGGGTCAAACAAAAGACGAACTTGGTTCAAGTCAATACTTTTCTTTAAAAGGTGTTTTTGGGGGAACCGTTCCAAGGACAGATGCAAAGAAATTTTCAAATCAATACTTTTTGCTTTATAAGGCAATATGTTCGGGGTCGGTCCTATCATCACACGACTGCTCAGATGGAGGGCTTGGAGTTACTCTATCAGAAAGTGCTTTTTCAGGAAAGATAGGCGCGGAAGTTGATTTGAGAAGGATAAATTACAAGGGACAGATGAGAGACGACTATATCCTTTTTTCAGAGAGCGCAGGGAGGATACTGATTGAAGTAAAAAAAGGTAAAGAGAAAGAATTTGAGAGGATAATGGGAAAAAGCGTCTCGTGTATAGGAACGACAACATCTCAACCGCAACTCAAAATCAGAGGTCTCAACGGAAAGGTAATCCTAGACGCAAGCTTAGAGGATCTAAAGAGCGCGTGGAAACGAACCCTCAATTGGTGAAATACAATGGAGAAGAAACCAAAAGTTGCAATCCTCTCTGGCTTTGGAATAAACTGCCAGATTGAAACAAGCCATGCATTTTCATTGGCAGGGGCAGAGGCAAAAATCATCCATCTAAACGACTTTCTTTGTGGCGAGGAACATTTCTCTAATTACCATTGCATTGCATTTCCCGGTGGATTTTCATTTGGAGATGACATTTCATCCGGAAAAGTTTATGGAAACAAGATAAGAACAAGGCTTTGGGACCAACTCCTTGAATTCATAGATGAAGAAAAGCTCATTATTGGAATATGCAATGGCTTTCAGACACTTGTAAAAATAGGTCTCCTTCCAAATATTTCAGGTACCTTTACCCAAGAAGCAACACTCTTCTCAAATGCCTCCGGAAGATTCGAAGACAGATGGGTCTATCTAACCGCAAATCCAAAAAGCAGGTGTATTTTTACTAAGGGGATAACCCGCCTTTATCTTCCAGTAAGACATGGAGAAGGCCAGTTCATAGTAGAAAAAAAAGAGATAAAGACTAAGCTGAAAGATGACGGATATATCTGTCTTCAATATACTGATTCAAAAGGCAATCTGGCACCTTATCCGTCCAACCCCAACGGTTCGGAGGAAAATATAGCAGGAATATGTGACAAAACAGGGAGAATCTTCGGCCTTATGCCTCATCCGGAATGTCATATCTTTTTTCATCACCATCCAAGATGGACTCGTGGAGAGGGAGGAAGAGAAATTATGGGAATCAACATATTTGAAAATGCAGTAAGATACATGAAAGGTGAGCTATTGTGAATCCTAAAAGCCAATTACAAAGAGTCCCACTAAAAGAGCTCAACGAAGAGCTAGACCCATATTCACGTAGAGAAGGAAAACGCGAAGCATGCGGTATCTTTGGTATATATTCAAAGATAGGTCACCCAGTTTCGTTTAGAATATACAATGGCCTCTCAATGCTCCAACACCGAGGTCAGGATTCAGCAGGAATTGCCACAAGCAATGGAAGCAAGATATTTGTAAAGACAGGCCTTGGGTTAGTAGCCGATATATTTGACAGAAAAGCCATAGAAAGCTTGATTGGACATGTCGGAATAGGTCACACCCGATATCCAACAATCGGGGGGTGTACAAAAGAAGATGCACAACCCCAAATAATATCAAGCCCAAAAAGAGGCATGGCGCTTGCCCATAACGGCAATATTGCAAATTATTCTGAAATTTCTAGCGAGCTTGCCAAGAGCGGTAGAATGATATCCTCGGGGTGCGACGCAGAGATAATACTACATCTCTTTGCACTTGAATATGAAAAAACCCACAACTTTTTCTCTGCTGCGCGAAAATGCATGGAAAAGCTTGATGGTTCCTATTCTGCAGTTTTAGTAAGCGGTGAAGGAGACCTTGTAGTTTTCAGAGACCCCTACGGAATAAAGCCTCTTTGCTATGGAGAAGACAACGAGAAGATGATTTTTGCCTCAGAATCCGTTGCTCTGGACATTAATGAAGTAGAGCTATCTGGCTACGTCCAGCCTGGCGAAGTTGTCGTTGTAAATGAACACGGAATTAGCAGAAAAGTAGTTATGCCAAACAAGAAGCCGGCTCACTGCATGTTCGAATACGTTTATTTTGCAAGACCGGATTCAATTCTTGAATCCAGGCTAGTTTATGAGGTGCGGGTTGAGCTTGGCAGGCGGCTTGCAGAAGTGATGCCAGTAGATGCAGATGCAATTGTGCCTGTTCCAGATACGGCACGACCAGCCGCAATAGGATACTCCGAGCGTTCGGGAATACCTGTAGTTGAAGGACTACTAAAAAATCGTTATATTGGTCGAACATTCATCATGCCTTCGCAGGAAAAGAGAAATGAAGCTGTGAGGTTAAAACTAAATCCAGTGCGACATCTGATCAAGGACAAGGAGATAATAATGATTGATGATTCGATAGTCCGCGGAACAACTTGCGGGCCGATAGTAGCCCTCCTAAAAAAAGGCGGAGCAAAGAAAGTCCATGTTAGAATAACTTCTCCTCCAATCATAGCTCCATGTTTTTATGGAATTGACCTCCCGACTTACTCAGAATTGATAGCAGCAAATTACAATGTTGCCAAAATAGCAAAAAAGATAGGCGCAGATTCACTGGCCTATCTGCCAATAGACGACTTAGTTTCTGCAATCGGACTCGGAGACCGCCTATGCCTTGGTTGCATAACAGACAAATATCCTACAAAAACCGCCGAAAAGCTTTCAAAAAAGCTAAAAGCTCATGGCGGGAAACTAAAGGGTTGCAGAATATGGGAGGGAGAGTAGAATTGTTCCTTGGCTGGCGGTTTGATGGTTAGGCAAAATTTTCTTTTGGTCGGTAACGGTGCAAGAGAACATGCAATAGCAGCAACCGTCTGCAAAAATAAAAACGTGAGGTTTTTTGCGTATATGGACGCGAAAAATCCAGGCATAGCTGCGCTTTGCGAACTATCTGGTGGGGAATACGCAATTGGAAACATCTGTAATGCAGCAGAAATAGCAGAATATGCAAAGTCCAGAGACATTTCATTGGCATTTTCATCGCCCGATGCCACACTTGAAGCAGGGGTATCAGATGCTTTAATCCAACGCGGCGTTACTTGTGCATCTCCAACAAGAGCAGCTTCGCAAATAGAGTGGGATAAATCATTTGCACGAGACCTTATGCAGAGATACTCTATCCCTGGAAATCCTAAATTTAAAGTATGTACGACCACCGAGGAAGCATTCTCTTTTATTGATTCTCTCGGAGGCAATGTTGCGGTAAAGCCATCAGGCTTAACCGGTGGAAAAGGCGTAAAGGTTGTTGGCGTACAACTAAATGGTCCAGAAGACGCAAAAGCATATGTTCAAGAAATATTTGATAAGGAGATAGGAGGCATCAAATCAGTAATTATTGAACAGAAGCTTAGTGGAGAAGAATTTACGCTCCAGGCGTTCTCTGACGGTATAACTCTTTATCCTATGCCCCTTGTTCAAGACCATAAGCTAGCATTTGAAGGAGACACCGGCCCAAACACTGGCGGCATGGGTTCATATTCGGACTCAAATCATCTCCTTCCATTCATCTCCAAGGAAGAATACGAATACGCTGTTTCTATCATGCAAAAAACAATCCAGGCCCTCAGAAGTGAAAAAAACAGCTTTGTTGGGGTTTTGTATGGACAGTTTATGGCAACTCCAACAACCATAAATTTAGTAGAATTTAACGCAAGATTTGGAGACCCAGAAGCCCTAAATGTACTTGCCGTATTGAACGGCGATCTCTACTCAATATTTGAGTCAATGGCACACGGCAAGCTTCAAAACACAGCATTCTCATTTGAAAAAAAAGC from Candidatus Anstonellales archaeon harbors:
- a CDS encoding AIR synthase-related protein encodes the protein MVTRIEVGLKDQSKDTRGIWTTQRIRNDLGINSVISVRTVSVYVIDDELTRSEAELLAKSLFCDLVVEKYSISTPLKSDLPFSHAIEIGFLPGVTDNVGTTAKEACEDLLGRKLRGAVYTSTQYFISGSISDTQAREIAVKILSNPLIERATIIPSREWDIKKGFPITIPKVVLSQTPNVEEIDINVPSDELLLLSQKRCLALSSEEWTAIKKYYNDQRTQELRRKYGLSLKPTDVEIEAIAQTWSEHCKHKIFNALIEYKDENGRVEKINSLFNTYIRSSTEEVSKHADWLVSVFSDNAGIIKFTDSYNAAFKVETHNAPSALDPYGGALTGIVGVNRDVIGAGLGAQLSFNTDVFCFAPPDTPPNKIPAGVLHPKRIFEGVRRGVEHGGNKMGVPTINGCIVFDERYIARPLVYCGTGGIMPSTIMGKKTHQKEIKDGYLAVMVGGRIGKDGIHGATFSSVHLDKEAPPTAVQIGDPITQRKMYDFLMEARDKGLYTAITDNGAGGLSSSIGELAQLSGGCEIELEKAPLKYPGLKPWEILLSESQERMTVAVPPEKISDFLSLSKKRSVESTVVGKFTNTGFFHVKYGSKTVGLLSMDFLHKGVPQMKLRAEWKKKESPHPTLPEPQNLLEELLELLSSYNICSKEYVIRQYDHEVGGGLCIKPLTGAENDGPSDAGVIKPLLNEKAGLVVGNGICPRYSDIDPYWMAACAFDEAIRNVVATGADPSRIAILDNFCWPDPVESEENPDGKEKLGALVRACKALYDCVIAYSAPCISGKDSMKNDFLVGKKRISIPPTLLFTSIGFIPDVEKAITIDFKSSGNPIYLLGQTKDELGSSQYFSLKGVFGGTVPRTDAKKFSNQYFLLYKAICSGSVLSSHDCSDGGLGVTLSESAFSGKIGAEVDLRRINYKGQMRDDYILFSESAGRILIEVKKGKEKEFERIMGKSVSCIGTTTSQPQLKIRGLNGKVILDASLEDLKSAWKRTLNW
- the purQ gene encoding phosphoribosylformylglycinamidine synthase I, yielding MEKKPKVAILSGFGINCQIETSHAFSLAGAEAKIIHLNDFLCGEEHFSNYHCIAFPGGFSFGDDISSGKVYGNKIRTRLWDQLLEFIDEEKLIIGICNGFQTLVKIGLLPNISGTFTQEATLFSNASGRFEDRWVYLTANPKSRCIFTKGITRLYLPVRHGEGQFIVEKKEIKTKLKDDGYICLQYTDSKGNLAPYPSNPNGSEENIAGICDKTGRIFGLMPHPECHIFFHHHPRWTRGEGGREIMGINIFENAVRYMKGELL
- the purF gene encoding amidophosphoribosyltransferase — protein: MNPKSQLQRVPLKELNEELDPYSRREGKREACGIFGIYSKIGHPVSFRIYNGLSMLQHRGQDSAGIATSNGSKIFVKTGLGLVADIFDRKAIESLIGHVGIGHTRYPTIGGCTKEDAQPQIISSPKRGMALAHNGNIANYSEISSELAKSGRMISSGCDAEIILHLFALEYEKTHNFFSAARKCMEKLDGSYSAVLVSGEGDLVVFRDPYGIKPLCYGEDNEKMIFASESVALDINEVELSGYVQPGEVVVVNEHGISRKVVMPNKKPAHCMFEYVYFARPDSILESRLVYEVRVELGRRLAEVMPVDADAIVPVPDTARPAAIGYSERSGIPVVEGLLKNRYIGRTFIMPSQEKRNEAVRLKLNPVRHLIKDKEIIMIDDSIVRGTTCGPIVALLKKGGAKKVHVRITSPPIIAPCFYGIDLPTYSELIAANYNVAKIAKKIGADSLAYLPIDDLVSAIGLGDRLCLGCITDKYPTKTAEKLSKKLKAHGGKLKGCRIWEGE
- the purD gene encoding phosphoribosylamine--glycine ligase, coding for MVRQNFLLVGNGAREHAIAATVCKNKNVRFFAYMDAKNPGIAALCELSGGEYAIGNICNAAEIAEYAKSRDISLAFSSPDATLEAGVSDALIQRGVTCASPTRAASQIEWDKSFARDLMQRYSIPGNPKFKVCTTTEEAFSFIDSLGGNVAVKPSGLTGGKGVKVVGVQLNGPEDAKAYVQEIFDKEIGGIKSVIIEQKLSGEEFTLQAFSDGITLYPMPLVQDHKLAFEGDTGPNTGGMGSYSDSNHLLPFISKEEYEYAVSIMQKTIQALRSEKNSFVGVLYGQFMATPTTINLVEFNARFGDPEALNVLAVLNGDLYSIFESMAHGKLQNTAFSFEKKATVCKYLVPKGYPEKSESDQPIRIDWNCVYNTGAKLYFASVYEKDNIIYTRKSRSIGVLAVADSIAKAEKSAEWACSCVSGPLRHRADIGTQELINKKIARMNRLRSLKEESI